The DNA region aagtaacTGTGATTTTTAAATGAACCAGAAATGCTTTCCATTTGTCAAGAAATGCTAGAAAGCCTACAGAACACTgcctatatatgtatgtttgtatatatcctaactaaaatatttaccaTAACGAAGATCGCAGATTTGCGCGTCCTTCTTCTTCAGCTTCTCGCAGATCTTCTCTGCTGGCATGGACCAACTGAGGGGTTTGCTCAGCTCGTTAAGGATGCCCGTGGCGGATTCTTCCAGACCACCGAGGTAGTAGCACTGCGGAGAAACGCATACGTGTATAATTTTTCCCAAAGAAGAGGAAGTGGGGAAGGGGGGGCGGCACTTGTTTGCCGGCTACTCACGAATCTGTGCTCCTTATTTTTCTGCGTTTTGCAGAACTTTTTGAAGGCCGTTTCGATCTGTTTGTAGTCCTTCTTGGTGGAGTCGTCCAGCGACTCTGCGAACCGCCTCACCGTCTTGACGCAAACTGCGGAACGAA from Drosophila santomea strain STO CAGO 1482 chromosome 3R, Prin_Dsan_1.1, whole genome shotgun sequence includes:
- the LOC120450912 gene encoding mesencephalic astrocyte-derived neurotrophic factor homolog, with the translated sequence MKTWYMVVVIGFLATLVQTSLALKEEDCEVCVKTVRRFAESLDDSTKKDYKQIETAFKKFCKTQKNKEHRFCYYLGGLEESATGILNELSKPLSWSMPAEKICEKLKKKDAQICDLRYEKQIDLNSVDLKKLKVRDLKKILNDWDESCDGCLEKGDFIKRIEELKPKYSRSEL